The following are encoded in a window of Arthrobacter antioxidans genomic DNA:
- a CDS encoding VOC family protein has translation MAATINTYLSFKDTAREAMAFYQSVFGGDLTSSTFADYQVSEDPAEQDKIMHSMLTTPSGQVLMAADTPNSMEYTAPAGHSLSISGDDQQEIRGYWDALAGSGNEVMPLAQSPWGDSFGMCVDRFGISWMVNIAGAPAGDQAAGQGTERETARS, from the coding sequence ATGGCAGCGACGATCAACACGTATCTCAGCTTCAAGGACACCGCGAGGGAGGCCATGGCCTTCTACCAGTCGGTGTTCGGCGGTGACCTCACCAGCAGCACCTTCGCGGACTACCAGGTCAGCGAGGATCCGGCGGAGCAGGACAAGATCATGCACTCCATGCTCACCACCCCGTCCGGGCAGGTCCTGATGGCGGCCGACACCCCCAACAGCATGGAGTACACCGCCCCCGCCGGGCACTCGCTGTCGATCAGCGGCGACGACCAGCAGGAGATCCGCGGCTACTGGGACGCCCTGGCGGGCAGCGGCAACGAGGTGATGCCGCTGGCGCAGTCGCCCTGGGGTGACAGCTTCGGCATGTGCGTCGACCGCTTCGGGATCAGCTGGATGGTGAACATCGCCGGGGCGCCTGCGGGCGACCAGGCGGCCGGCCAGGGAACGGAGCGGGAGACGGCCCGGAGCTGA
- a CDS encoding DUF2795 domain-containing protein, with protein MADPSPIDIQKALGGMDYPASKEDLVKHAKDKGADDTVLETLGNLPDREFDSPTDVNKEASK; from the coding sequence ATGGCAGATCCGAGCCCGATCGACATCCAGAAGGCCCTGGGCGGCATGGACTACCCGGCGTCCAAGGAGGACCTCGTGAAGCACGCGAAGGACAAGGGGGCCGATGACACGGTTCTCGAGACCCTCGGGAACCTGCCCGACCGCGAGTTCGACTCGCCGACGGACGTGAACAAGGAAGCGTCCAAGTAG
- a CDS encoding glycosyltransferase family 2 protein, which translates to MTSRWSGEWALEPPGGEPEVDVLIPSFGRPAELAVTLAGLAAQEAPAFRVILSDQTDGEAAFDQPAVRAMVRVLEAQGRPVRLERHFPRRGLAEHRSYLLGLAGAPSVLFLDNDVWLEPASLHRMTRALRAAGCGFVGSAVQGLSFLDDSRPQERSELVLWPDNEVRPERIRPGTEGFDRWPLHNAANLAHAAAELALPPGEWRLYRVAWVGGCVLFDRRALVDCGGFDFWDQLPPGHAGEDVAAQWRVMERYGGAGIIPSGAVHLEAPTTVVDRATDAAQEILDQ; encoded by the coding sequence GTGACCTCGCGGTGGTCGGGGGAGTGGGCGCTGGAGCCGCCGGGTGGGGAGCCCGAGGTGGACGTGCTGATCCCCTCGTTCGGGCGTCCCGCGGAGCTCGCGGTGACGCTGGCGGGCCTGGCCGCGCAGGAGGCGCCGGCGTTCCGCGTGATCCTCAGCGACCAGACCGACGGCGAAGCCGCCTTCGACCAGCCCGCCGTCCGCGCGATGGTACGGGTCCTCGAGGCGCAGGGCCGGCCCGTCCGGCTCGAACGGCATTTCCCGCGCCGGGGACTCGCCGAACACCGGAGCTACCTGCTCGGCCTGGCCGGGGCACCGTCCGTCCTCTTCCTGGACAACGACGTCTGGCTCGAACCCGCGTCCCTGCACCGCATGACCCGGGCCCTGCGGGCCGCCGGCTGCGGGTTCGTGGGCTCCGCGGTGCAGGGCCTGTCCTTCCTCGACGACTCCCGGCCCCAGGAGCGCAGCGAGCTCGTCCTCTGGCCGGACAACGAGGTGCGGCCCGAACGCATCCGCCCGGGCACGGAGGGCTTCGATCGCTGGCCGCTGCACAACGCGGCCAACCTCGCGCACGCCGCCGCCGAGCTGGCCCTCCCACCCGGGGAGTGGCGGCTCTACCGCGTCGCGTGGGTGGGTGGCTGTGTCCTCTTCGACCGCCGGGCCCTCGTGGACTGCGGCGGGTTCGACTTCTGGGACCAGCTGCCGCCCGGGCACGCAGGGGAGGACGTGGCCGCCCAGTGGCGTGTCATGGAGCGCTACGGCGGCGCCGGCATCATCCCCTCGGGGGCGGTGCACCTCGAAGCACCCACCACGGTGGTCGACCGTGCCACAGACGCTGCCCAGGAGATCCTGGACCAGTGA
- a CDS encoding PfkB family carbohydrate kinase, which yields MEDALQRLPADTAPEDRDGVGDLARVRGLAAWVPAAIADRAPSVTVVGDAMLDGWWSGTIERFCREAPAPVVDVTRREYAAGGAANTAVNLAALGARVRMCGLIGDDDAGRRLRGILEDAGVDTTDLVQDARVSTTTKYRILAGDQVMLRLDDTHDDLPAVAIAALAARIPAAVTGADAVVVCDYGSGALDGEVRAALARRATLDPGAVVVVDAHDTAAWSALRPDIVTPNAQETAQVLGMRLDARTDRAAAVAARRSDLLAATNAANVVVTLDRDGTVLLGPDGEEHRTYARPATEKQASGAGDTFVASLTAARAAGLPLTTSLDLAQAAADIVVHRPGTSVCTTADLTGHLQQFADTALATDELLRKVEADRAAGKRIVLTNGCFDVLHRGHTRYLNQAKQLGDVLVVALNDDDGVRRLKGPDRPINPIADRAGIIASLSCVDYVTVFASDTLVPLIDQLKPDVYAKGGDYTAQMLEETPAVEACGGRVSILDYVPERSTAEVVRRIRATPPAGEVP from the coding sequence ATGGAGGACGCCCTGCAGCGACTCCCCGCCGACACCGCGCCCGAGGACCGGGACGGTGTGGGGGACCTGGCCCGGGTGCGCGGGCTCGCGGCCTGGGTGCCCGCCGCCATCGCCGACCGCGCGCCGTCCGTCACGGTGGTCGGGGACGCGATGCTGGACGGCTGGTGGAGCGGCACCATCGAGCGTTTCTGCCGTGAGGCGCCCGCCCCGGTGGTCGACGTCACGCGCCGCGAATACGCGGCCGGGGGCGCGGCGAACACGGCCGTGAACCTGGCGGCGCTCGGTGCCCGCGTGAGGATGTGCGGGCTGATCGGGGACGACGACGCCGGCCGCCGCCTGCGCGGCATCCTCGAGGACGCGGGCGTGGACACCACGGACCTCGTCCAGGACGCCCGGGTCTCCACCACCACCAAGTACCGCATCCTCGCCGGCGACCAGGTCATGCTGCGGCTCGACGATACGCACGACGACCTGCCTGCGGTCGCGATCGCCGCACTGGCCGCCCGGATCCCCGCCGCCGTCACGGGCGCCGACGCGGTGGTCGTCTGCGACTACGGCTCCGGGGCGCTCGACGGGGAGGTCCGTGCCGCCCTGGCCCGCCGTGCAACCCTCGATCCGGGCGCGGTCGTGGTGGTCGACGCCCACGACACCGCGGCGTGGTCCGCCCTGCGCCCGGACATCGTCACACCGAACGCCCAGGAGACCGCCCAGGTCCTCGGCATGCGCCTCGACGCGCGGACCGACCGCGCCGCCGCCGTGGCAGCCCGCCGCAGCGACCTGCTCGCCGCGACCAACGCGGCCAACGTCGTCGTCACGCTGGACCGCGACGGCACGGTACTGCTCGGGCCCGACGGCGAGGAGCACCGCACCTACGCCAGGCCCGCCACCGAGAAGCAAGCCTCGGGTGCGGGGGACACGTTCGTCGCGAGCCTCACCGCCGCACGTGCCGCGGGACTGCCGCTCACCACGAGCCTGGACCTCGCGCAGGCCGCGGCCGACATCGTGGTCCACCGCCCCGGCACGTCCGTCTGCACGACGGCGGACCTGACGGGCCACCTGCAGCAGTTCGCGGACACGGCCCTCGCCACGGACGAGCTGCTGCGGAAGGTGGAGGCGGACCGCGCCGCGGGCAAGCGGATCGTCCTCACGAACGGCTGCTTCGACGTGCTGCACCGAGGGCACACGCGCTACCTCAACCAGGCGAAGCAGCTCGGGGACGTCCTCGTGGTGGCCCTGAACGACGACGACGGCGTGCGCCGGCTCAAGGGCCCCGACCGGCCCATCAACCCGATCGCCGACCGCGCGGGCATCATCGCCTCCCTCAGCTGCGTGGACTACGTCACCGTCTTCGCGAGCGACACCCTGGTGCCGCTGATCGACCAGCTGAAGCCCGACGTCTATGCCAAGGGCGGCGACTACACCGCACAGATGCTGGAGGAGACGCCCGCCGTCGAGGCCTGCGGCGGTCGTGTCAGCATCCTCGACTACGTCCCCGAGCGTTCCACCGCGGAGGTGGTCCGCCGGATCCGCGCCACGCCCCCGGCGGGTGAGGTGCCGTGA
- a CDS encoding aldehyde dehydrogenase family protein, translated as MSINAQTPALPDALGEESVTIVDPRDGSEVGTLPSAAREQVSLAVALSRSVQPEWAATSPAERGSALRRAASALRDGARELADLNTRETGKPPADALGGVEAAISTLEQYAELGPVHRGLSLRGAVTATDYTVAGPRGVAVLLTPWNDPVAVAAGLIGAALVTGNTVIHKPSERCPHVGELLGRLLQPAFPDGVLITLTGGAGVGQQLTTEADVDVYAHVGSSDTGARIARAAVLTGAHVIRENGGNDPLIVDADVDPVWAAGQAALGAFANAGQICTSVERIYVCRAIAEPFLAALTEEARSRNASGTFPPLVDRRMRDAVQAQVGEAVGQGAVCLEGGAVPEGPGAHYPATVLSGCTEAMTVMAEETFGPVAPVTVVDGFDDALRLAAAGPYGLAASVLTGSIAHAQRAIAGLAVGTVKVNAVFGGAPGGSAQPRGISGAGFGYGPELLDEFSLVKVVHISSPPQED; from the coding sequence ATGTCCATCAACGCCCAGACACCCGCGCTGCCCGATGCGCTCGGCGAGGAGTCCGTCACCATCGTCGATCCCCGGGACGGCAGCGAGGTGGGCACCCTGCCCTCCGCGGCGCGGGAGCAGGTCTCCCTCGCCGTCGCCCTGTCCCGGTCCGTGCAGCCCGAATGGGCGGCCACCAGCCCGGCGGAGCGGGGCTCCGCCCTGCGACGGGCCGCCTCGGCGCTGCGCGACGGCGCCCGGGAACTGGCCGACCTCAATACGCGGGAGACGGGCAAGCCGCCCGCGGATGCGCTCGGGGGCGTCGAGGCCGCCATCTCCACGCTCGAGCAGTACGCGGAACTCGGCCCCGTCCACCGTGGGCTCAGCCTGCGCGGGGCCGTCACCGCCACCGACTACACGGTGGCCGGGCCGCGCGGCGTCGCGGTCCTCCTGACCCCCTGGAACGATCCCGTGGCGGTGGCCGCCGGCCTGATCGGGGCGGCGCTCGTCACGGGCAACACGGTGATCCACAAACCCAGCGAACGCTGCCCCCACGTGGGCGAGCTCCTCGGCCGCCTGCTCCAGCCGGCCTTCCCGGACGGCGTCCTGATCACCCTGACCGGCGGCGCCGGGGTGGGGCAGCAGCTCACCACGGAGGCGGACGTCGACGTGTACGCGCACGTGGGATCCAGTGACACCGGCGCCCGCATCGCCCGCGCGGCGGTCCTCACCGGCGCCCATGTCATCCGCGAGAACGGCGGCAACGACCCCCTGATCGTCGACGCCGACGTCGACCCGGTCTGGGCGGCCGGTCAGGCGGCCCTCGGAGCCTTCGCCAACGCCGGGCAGATCTGCACCTCCGTGGAGCGCATCTACGTGTGCCGGGCCATCGCCGAGCCGTTCCTCGCGGCCCTCACCGAGGAGGCCCGGAGCCGCAACGCGAGCGGGACCTTCCCGCCGCTCGTGGACCGGCGCATGCGTGACGCGGTCCAGGCGCAGGTCGGCGAGGCCGTCGGGCAGGGCGCCGTGTGCCTCGAGGGCGGCGCCGTCCCCGAGGGCCCCGGCGCCCATTACCCGGCCACCGTGCTCTCGGGCTGCACGGAGGCCATGACCGTCATGGCGGAGGAGACCTTCGGCCCGGTGGCGCCCGTGACCGTCGTCGACGGCTTCGACGACGCCCTGCGCCTCGCCGCCGCCGGCCCGTACGGGCTCGCGGCGTCCGTCCTGACCGGGAGCATCGCCCACGCGCAGCGGGCCATCGCCGGGCTCGCCGTCGGGACCGTGAAGGTCAACGCGGTGTTCGGGGGCGCCCCGGGCGGTTCCGCGCAGCCGCGCGGCATCAGCGGTGCGGGCTTCGGCTACGGCCCCGAACTGCTGGACGAGTTCTCCCTCGTGAAGGTCGTGCACATCAGCAGCCCACCGCAGGAGGACTGA
- a CDS encoding glycosyltransferase family 9 protein codes for MQDGTTAADFGGRQDTARAVGPVLEPFGDIRRIAVLRGGGLGDLMFAMPAISALDARYPDAAITLLGMPGHAALLEGRPGPVSSVVELPVCPGVRPGDEDPGAVDAFFDGIRGSFDLAVQLHGGGRNSNPFLLRLEARHTVGTRTPDAVALERTIPYVYYQHEVFRALEVVGLAGAVPVDLEPRVRVLPEEVDRAAQLTGAGAVVALHPGATDPRRRWPSSSFAEVAVRAAADGCEVVVVGDATDVPAAEEIVRLALAQDPAADVRSLAGQLSLGELAGVLDRSAVLVGNDSGPRHLAQAVGTPTVGVYWIGNMINAGAIGRTLHRVHFSWVTHCPACGVDVTQVGWTAERCEHDDSIVAAVQPGAVYADVAELRATSLLLRGR; via the coding sequence ATGCAGGACGGCACCACGGCGGCGGACTTCGGCGGGCGGCAGGACACGGCGCGAGCGGTGGGACCCGTCCTCGAACCGTTCGGGGACATCCGGCGGATCGCCGTCCTGCGCGGCGGCGGCCTCGGCGACCTCATGTTCGCGATGCCGGCGATCTCCGCCCTCGACGCCCGCTATCCCGATGCTGCGATCACCCTGCTCGGCATGCCCGGCCACGCGGCGCTGCTCGAGGGCCGGCCCGGACCGGTGTCCTCGGTCGTGGAGCTGCCCGTCTGCCCCGGGGTCCGCCCGGGGGACGAGGACCCGGGGGCCGTGGACGCGTTCTTCGACGGGATCCGGGGGTCCTTCGACCTCGCCGTGCAGCTGCACGGTGGCGGCCGCAACTCGAACCCGTTCCTCCTGCGGCTGGAGGCCCGCCACACGGTCGGCACCCGCACGCCCGACGCCGTGGCGCTGGAACGCACCATCCCCTACGTCTACTACCAGCACGAGGTGTTCCGCGCCCTGGAGGTCGTGGGCCTGGCCGGGGCCGTGCCCGTGGACCTGGAACCGCGGGTGAGGGTCCTGCCCGAGGAGGTGGACCGGGCGGCGCAGCTGACCGGTGCGGGCGCCGTCGTCGCCCTGCATCCCGGCGCCACGGATCCGCGCCGCCGGTGGCCGTCGTCGTCGTTCGCCGAGGTGGCGGTGCGCGCGGCCGCGGACGGCTGCGAGGTGGTGGTGGTCGGGGATGCGACGGACGTACCGGCAGCGGAGGAGATCGTGCGCCTGGCGCTCGCGCAGGACCCGGCGGCGGACGTCAGGTCGCTCGCGGGGCAGCTCTCGCTCGGCGAGCTGGCCGGCGTGCTGGACCGCAGTGCCGTGCTGGTGGGTAACGACAGCGGGCCCCGGCACCTCGCGCAGGCGGTGGGGACGCCCACGGTCGGCGTCTACTGGATCGGCAACATGATCAACGCGGGGGCGATCGGCCGGACCCTGCACCGCGTCCACTTCTCCTGGGTGACGCACTGCCCGGCCTGCGGCGTGGACGTCACCCAGGTGGGGTGGACGGCGGAACGCTGCGAGCACGATGACTCGATCGTCGCCGCCGTCCAGCCCGGGGCCGTCTACGCGGACGTGGCCGAACTCAGGGCCACGAGCCTTCTTCTGCGTGGGCGATGA
- a CDS encoding SDR family oxidoreductase, which produces MTENTTTTTTGNGFNPGRVLVTGGGSGLGAAIVQGVLAAGGTPVVLDRDISRVTGVKAFEVDVADREAVETAVREAAEMMDGLDAVVTAAGIDRCGALDTVPADEWEKVIGVNLMGTASTARAALPYLKKTHGRVVTIASTLGIKAVGDATAYCASKFGVMGFSQALAAETTGQIGVTTIIPGGMKTRFFDDRDEQYKPQDDSRLNDPERVAEAILFALSQPRSCEIREMVIAHAEEGSWP; this is translated from the coding sequence ATGACCGAGAACACGACGACCACCACGACCGGCAACGGCTTCAACCCGGGACGCGTCCTGGTGACCGGGGGAGGCTCCGGCCTCGGCGCGGCCATCGTCCAGGGCGTCCTCGCCGCAGGCGGCACCCCCGTGGTGCTGGACCGCGACATCAGCCGGGTGACCGGCGTCAAGGCCTTCGAGGTCGACGTCGCCGACCGCGAGGCCGTCGAGACGGCGGTCCGCGAGGCCGCCGAGATGATGGACGGACTCGACGCCGTCGTCACCGCCGCCGGGATCGACCGGTGCGGCGCGCTCGACACCGTGCCGGCCGACGAGTGGGAGAAGGTGATCGGCGTGAACCTGATGGGCACGGCGTCCACCGCCCGCGCCGCCCTGCCGTACCTGAAGAAGACCCACGGCCGCGTGGTCACCATCGCCTCGACCCTCGGCATCAAGGCCGTCGGCGACGCCACGGCCTACTGCGCCTCCAAGTTCGGGGTCATGGGCTTCTCGCAGGCCCTCGCCGCGGAGACCACCGGGCAGATCGGCGTCACGACGATCATCCCCGGCGGCATGAAGACGCGCTTCTTCGACGACCGCGACGAGCAGTACAAGCCGCAGGACGACTCCCGCCTCAACGATCCCGAGCGCGTCGCCGAGGCGATCCTCTTCGCGCTCTCACAGCCCAGGAGCTGCGAGATCCGCGAGATGGTCATCGCCCACGCAGAAGAAGGCTCGTGGCCCTGA
- a CDS encoding PfkB family carbohydrate kinase: MRIVVVGDVLLDTDLSGGAGRLSPDAPVPVVDVDDVRRRAGGAGLVARMLLADGHDAVLVTVLADDEASGLLRAELEGVTVVAGPSGAPTPVKTRVRASGQAVVRFDEGCATPPVPGITDAMLAALDGADAIIAADYGRNLLANGDLRARLQSLAETIPVVWDPHPSGARPVPGVAAVTPNLGEALRFADVQGSGTRAAAAAADVLLSAWGSRAVLVTMGDHGALVAATGLLPQVVPAPRISAPDPCGAGDRFASALAVGLAEGAPIDAAAQQAVEAAAHFLASGGVGTMGRQCEDAPQQLPVDGLDALALARRTREAGGTVVATGGCFDLLHAGHARTLAAARRLGDCLIVCLNSDASVRGLKGESRPIIKQEDRAELLLALGCVDAVVVFSESTPENAISRLQPDIWVKGGDYAAEDLPEAALVSSWGGRTVTVPYIPARSTTKLAAALARVG, translated from the coding sequence ATGAGGATCGTGGTGGTCGGCGACGTCCTGCTCGACACCGACCTCTCCGGCGGGGCCGGACGGCTGTCGCCGGACGCGCCCGTGCCCGTCGTCGACGTCGACGACGTCCGGCGGCGCGCCGGGGGAGCGGGCCTCGTGGCCCGCATGCTGCTCGCCGACGGGCACGACGCCGTCCTGGTCACCGTCCTCGCGGACGACGAGGCGTCGGGACTGCTGCGGGCGGAACTCGAGGGTGTGACGGTCGTCGCCGGACCCTCCGGCGCGCCCACACCCGTCAAGACGAGGGTCCGGGCGTCAGGCCAGGCGGTGGTCCGGTTCGACGAGGGCTGCGCCACGCCTCCCGTGCCGGGTATCACCGACGCGATGCTGGCCGCCCTGGACGGCGCCGACGCGATCATTGCGGCGGACTACGGCCGCAACCTGCTCGCCAATGGTGACCTGCGGGCCCGCCTCCAGTCGCTCGCCGAAACCATCCCGGTGGTCTGGGATCCCCACCCCTCCGGCGCCCGGCCCGTTCCCGGCGTGGCCGCCGTGACGCCGAACCTCGGGGAAGCCCTGCGTTTCGCCGACGTCCAGGGCTCCGGGACGCGGGCCGCGGCGGCCGCCGCCGACGTCCTGCTCTCCGCCTGGGGGAGCAGGGCCGTGCTCGTCACCATGGGCGACCACGGAGCCCTCGTCGCCGCGACCGGCCTCCTGCCGCAGGTGGTGCCCGCACCCCGGATCAGCGCCCCCGATCCCTGCGGAGCAGGGGACCGCTTCGCCTCGGCCCTCGCCGTCGGACTCGCCGAGGGAGCCCCGATCGACGCGGCCGCCCAGCAGGCCGTCGAGGCCGCGGCGCACTTCCTGGCCTCCGGGGGCGTGGGCACGATGGGCCGGCAGTGCGAGGACGCACCGCAGCAGCTGCCCGTCGACGGGCTCGACGCCCTCGCCCTCGCACGGCGGACGCGTGAGGCAGGCGGGACCGTCGTGGCGACCGGCGGATGCTTCGACCTCCTGCATGCCGGGCACGCGCGGACCCTCGCCGCGGCACGCCGGCTGGGCGACTGCCTGATCGTCTGCCTCAACTCGGACGCGTCGGTGCGCGGGCTCAAGGGGGAGAGTCGGCCCATCATCAAGCAGGAGGATCGCGCGGAGCTGCTCCTGGCCCTCGGGTGCGTGGACGCCGTCGTGGTGTTCTCCGAGTCCACGCCGGAGAACGCCATCTCCCGCCTGCAGCCCGACATCTGGGTGAAGGGTGGAGACTACGCCGCCGAGGACCTCCCCGAAGCCGCGCTGGTGAGCAGCTGGGGCGGCAGGACCGTCACCGTCCCCTACATCCCCGCACGCTCCACCACGAAACTGGCAGCCGCGCTCGCCCGCGTCGGCTGA
- a CDS encoding D-sedoheptulose-7-phosphate isomerase translates to MIADTAPTTVQEDSRRLVLDHLRAVTPALESLALNAGTLAGWGVEMADRLLAGRRLLAAGNGGSAAEAQHLTAELVGRFDGEREPFSAISLHAESSAVTAIANDYGFEHLYARQVSAHGRSGDILVLLSTSGRSPNLLRAVEAARSAGITTWALTGAGPNPLTECVDDYVAVDAQSANAQEGHLIALHAICRAFDAEVHRRRREEQR, encoded by the coding sequence CTGATAGCGGACACCGCCCCGACCACCGTGCAGGAGGACTCGCGCCGACTCGTCCTGGACCACCTCCGGGCGGTCACGCCGGCCCTCGAATCCCTCGCCCTCAACGCCGGCACCCTGGCCGGCTGGGGCGTGGAGATGGCGGACCGCCTGCTGGCCGGCCGGCGGCTGCTCGCGGCCGGGAACGGCGGTTCCGCCGCCGAGGCCCAGCACCTCACGGCCGAGCTCGTGGGCCGGTTCGACGGCGAGCGCGAACCGTTCTCGGCGATCTCCCTCCACGCGGAGAGCTCCGCGGTCACGGCGATCGCCAACGACTACGGGTTCGAGCACCTGTACGCCCGTCAGGTGAGCGCCCACGGCCGGTCGGGGGACATCCTGGTGCTCCTGAGCACGAGCGGCAGGAGCCCCAATCTGCTGCGTGCCGTGGAGGCCGCCCGCTCGGCCGGCATCACCACCTGGGCGCTCACCGGCGCCGGACCCAACCCGCTCACCGAGTGCGTCGACGACTACGTCGCGGTCGACGCCCAGTCCGCCAATGCCCAGGAGGGCCATCTCATCGCCCTCCACGCGATCTGCCGGGCCTTCGACGCCGAGGTGCACCGCCGCCGCCGGGAGGAACAGCGATGA
- a CDS encoding glycosyltransferase: MRITMVSEHASPLAALGGVDAGGQNVHVAELSLALARRGHDVTVYTRRDDPALPDRVRTDPRLEVVHITAGPVRNVPKDLLLPYMGELAAGIVDDWGQEPPDIVHGHFWMSGLAALDAAGRSRAAGRPVPVIQTFHALGTVKRRHQGAEDTSPSERLMLEAMVGRSADRIVATCSDEVFELKAMGIPGNRVSIAPCGVDVELFTPHGPVEARARAHRIVSVGRLVPRKGMDLVIRAMRELADLGRDDVELHIVGGAGSSTGLEDDPEAQRLRALAVDLGVADRVVLRGQVSRAEMPAVLRSADAVVCAPWYEPFGIVPLEAMACGVPVIAAAVGGLVDTVVDGTTGLHVPAQDPAAIAAAVAGIVGEPGWARALGDNGYRRVKARYSWSRIAADTEKAYQAALAAAAPAEPATARRSAARRLESTGGRAL; encoded by the coding sequence GTGAGGATCACGATGGTGTCGGAGCACGCGAGTCCGCTGGCCGCACTGGGGGGTGTCGACGCCGGAGGGCAGAACGTCCACGTCGCCGAGCTGTCCCTCGCGCTGGCCCGCCGCGGACACGATGTGACGGTCTACACGCGCCGCGACGACCCGGCCCTTCCGGACCGGGTGCGCACCGACCCGCGCCTGGAGGTCGTCCACATCACCGCGGGCCCCGTCCGGAACGTCCCGAAGGACCTGCTGCTGCCCTACATGGGTGAACTGGCGGCGGGCATCGTGGATGACTGGGGGCAGGAGCCGCCGGACATCGTGCACGGGCACTTCTGGATGTCCGGGCTCGCCGCCCTCGACGCCGCCGGACGGTCACGCGCCGCGGGCCGGCCCGTGCCGGTCATCCAGACCTTCCACGCCCTCGGCACGGTCAAGCGCCGCCACCAGGGGGCCGAGGACACCAGCCCGTCCGAGCGCCTCATGCTCGAGGCCATGGTGGGACGCAGCGCCGACCGCATCGTCGCGACGTGCTCGGACGAGGTGTTCGAGCTCAAGGCCATGGGCATCCCGGGCAACCGGGTGTCGATCGCCCCGTGCGGCGTCGACGTGGAGCTGTTCACGCCGCACGGGCCCGTGGAGGCCCGCGCCCGCGCGCACCGCATCGTGAGCGTGGGACGGCTCGTCCCGCGCAAGGGCATGGACCTCGTGATCCGGGCGATGCGCGAGCTCGCCGACCTGGGCCGCGACGACGTCGAACTCCATATCGTGGGGGGCGCCGGCAGCTCCACTGGACTCGAGGACGACCCGGAGGCGCAGCGCCTCCGCGCGCTCGCCGTCGACCTCGGTGTCGCCGACCGCGTGGTCCTGCGCGGCCAGGTGTCGCGCGCGGAGATGCCCGCGGTGCTGCGCAGCGCGGACGCCGTGGTCTGCGCGCCCTGGTACGAGCCGTTCGGGATCGTCCCGCTCGAAGCGATGGCATGCGGCGTCCCGGTGATCGCCGCGGCCGTCGGCGGCCTCGTCGACACCGTGGTGGACGGCACCACGGGACTGCACGTCCCGGCACAGGATCCGGCGGCCATCGCGGCGGCCGTCGCCGGGATCGTGGGCGAGCCCGGCTGGGCCCGCGCGCTCGGTGACAACGGCTACCGCCGTGTGAAGGCCCGCTACTCGTGGAGCCGCATCGCGGCCGACACGGAGAAGGCCTACCAGGCGGCCCTCGCCGCCGCAGCACCGGCAGAACCGGCCACCGCGCGGCGCAGTGCCGCGCGTCGACTCGAAAGCACAGGAGGCAGGGCACTGTGA
- a CDS encoding glycosyltransferase produces MRILLWHVHGGWTDAFVRGEHTYVLPTTPEGGPWGLGRAGRDWPASVVEVAPHDLADAGIDIVVLQRVEEIAECERLLRRTPGRDLPAVFLEHNTPRRDIVGTVHPLAGRTDIPIVHVTHFNALFWDNGGARTTVIEHGIVDPGYLYTGELEQLAAVINEPVRRGRITGTDLLPRFAGVAPLEVFGMGTDGLADALDLAPAELRIGGDLPMAQLHARLGLSRAYVHPLRWTSLGLSLLEAMHVGLPVLALATTEAARAVPPEAGAISTSVDDLVRMAARLIADPDEARTRGQAAREAALARYGLARFLADWDDVLEQEPTRHRVLAVTERKAQ; encoded by the coding sequence ATGAGGATCCTGTTATGGCACGTGCACGGAGGGTGGACCGACGCCTTCGTGCGGGGGGAGCACACCTATGTGCTGCCGACCACGCCCGAGGGCGGGCCCTGGGGCCTCGGCCGCGCCGGCCGCGACTGGCCGGCCTCCGTCGTCGAGGTGGCGCCGCATGACCTCGCCGACGCCGGCATCGACATCGTCGTCCTGCAGCGGGTCGAGGAGATCGCGGAGTGCGAGCGGCTCCTGCGGCGCACCCCGGGCCGGGACCTCCCCGCCGTCTTCCTCGAGCACAACACGCCCCGCCGGGACATCGTCGGCACGGTGCACCCGCTGGCGGGCCGGACGGACATCCCGATCGTCCACGTCACCCACTTCAACGCCCTCTTCTGGGACAACGGCGGCGCGCGCACCACGGTGATCGAGCACGGCATCGTGGACCCGGGCTACCTCTACACGGGCGAGCTCGAGCAGCTCGCCGCCGTCATCAACGAGCCCGTGCGCCGTGGCCGCATCACCGGCACCGACCTGCTGCCGCGCTTTGCGGGCGTCGCGCCGCTGGAGGTGTTCGGGATGGGGACGGACGGGCTCGCCGACGCCCTGGACCTCGCCCCCGCCGAGCTGCGCATCGGTGGCGACCTGCCCATGGCGCAGCTGCACGCACGGCTCGGGCTGTCCCGGGCCTATGTCCACCCGCTGCGCTGGACGTCCCTCGGGCTCTCGCTCCTCGAAGCGATGCACGTGGGGCTCCCGGTGCTCGCCCTGGCCACCACGGAGGCGGCCCGCGCCGTGCCCCCGGAGGCGGGAGCGATCTCCACGAGCGTCGACGACCTCGTCCGCATGGCGGCACGGCTCATCGCCGACCCCGACGAGGCCCGGACCAGGGGGCAGGCAGCACGGGAGGCGGCCCTCGCACGGTACGGGCTGGCCAGGTTCCTGGCCGACTGGGACGACGTCCTGGAGCAGGAACCGACACGGCACCGCGTCCTGGCGGTCACAGAGAGGAAAGCCCAGTGA